Genomic window (Agrobacterium larrymoorei):
CGCCTTTTGCGAACTGAGATCTCCTGCAAAGATAACGCCGCCTTCGGCAAGCGTCTTGCCACCGCCGTTCCCGTAGATCGGCTTGACGCGACCACGTTGGCACCGGCTCGTCATGATGACGGGGACACCGCTCCTCACGAGATCGATAGCAGCAGCCGTCACGGCGGGCGTTGCATTGCCACGGCCAAAACCCTCGATGACGATGCCGCGCATTCCTTCGGAGGCGGCGAAGCGGAGGAACCGGTCGCTGGTGCCGATTCCAAGCTTGACGATCTCGATATCCGACTCGACGCGCTCTGCGCCAATTTTGCCGAGGCTCACCGGACGCCGGTGCACGACGACCAAGTCGCCATCGACTTCGCCTAGTTTCCCATGCTCGGCAGAAATGAACGTGTCGGTACGAGAGGTGTGCGACTTCGTCACGTCGCGGGCCGCATGAAACTCCTGCTCGAAACAAAGCAGCACGCCCAGACCGCGGGCGGTCTCAGATGCAGCGATACGAGCCGCGTCCGCGATGTTTCGGGGACCATCTCCATCCGGCTCATCGGCTGCGCGCTGCGCGCCGGTGAAGACGACCGGCTTTTCGCTATTTATGAGAAGATCGGCCATATAGGCGCTCTCCTCCATCGTGTCGGTTCCATGCGTCACGACTACCCCGTCGATTTTGGGGTCGGCGAGATGGTCCCTTATCCGGCAAGCGAGAGCAAAGGCGTCTTCGAGCGAAAGCGCAAAACTCCCGACCGTCATGAATTCGTCGACTACCAGCTCGACGCCAGCAAGCCGGCTTTCCACAGTGGCCCGAAGGTCATTGCCGCCAAGCTTCGCAGTCACATGGTCTGTGCTCGCATTCTTCTGCGAGGCGATCGTCCCGCCCGTGGTAATGAGGCAAACAGTTTTCGTCATGATCA
Coding sequences:
- a CDS encoding asparaginase, which codes for MTKTVCLITTGGTIASQKNASTDHVTAKLGGNDLRATVESRLAGVELVVDEFMTVGSFALSLEDAFALACRIRDHLADPKIDGVVVTHGTDTMEESAYMADLLINSEKPVVFTGAQRAADEPDGDGPRNIADAARIAASETARGLGVLLCFEQEFHAARDVTKSHTSRTDTFISAEHGKLGEVDGDLVVVHRRPVSLGKIGAERVESDIEIVKLGIGTSDRFLRFAASEGMRGIVIEGFGRGNATPAVTAAAIDLVRSGVPVIMTSRCQRGRVKPIYGNGGGKTLAEGGVIFAGDLSSQKARVLLSMLLGSGLGIEEIRREVERFGL